From one Anopheles bellator chromosome 1, idAnoBellAS_SP24_06.2, whole genome shotgun sequence genomic stretch:
- the LOC131215798 gene encoding uncharacterized protein LOC131215798 translates to MKCNFRYPNPVLLLALCCAGCTVQGYSSSSSSSSSGGISSDPHLFENRDGYIIGNYLQATDQDIRDFFWTGSGDGMPSSVQNPFERFPLSEDAIIKTATVVATVYIDRSGAPDGYDDLCIFDCPPGTGTGGRPGTGGRDDLDVPFGDRIDNVTPTDRRFWLMTVIGGLYGRPDYPMLESRLAKLYRVAFARQQALHLGINSSASNSQQPRNNTLESMEEDDEHGPSRRTRRGAKLNSTLGLPALTIDHKTATLRHGGDGGTKSASTTTTSEQHSFPGSVRDVLTNGNVVAYEQRQRLLRNRGGPRHKRHSPGDSSERIGSQVLPVPPIVEVIGADGPEGSGGGAVEQSRPQRSGGPSLAAAAASGPDKGAYSTDGRRKVRILIHNTTHLREDDRLSLTEHGAGRENNRSGPAGSGFAVGSSNQLINQTEIIYSVFVGGLPVLATTAAEDMKLMSQDEMEHVLESTVYLKADPYLKEPQATPLIPSTQNGSGNVIALIGQNPSLFVVSCVAAVLLLVLCIGLFLLARGKRKHIVAMKKLESTQALVMPGTIAEELSALKAGESGSSRQPSPYPRDPSATVGGRMAQKPSPTIHFPLPPMTRPTSSSSSYSSDCSVYYPKRKQKHQHHHHHHHHQQQQQHHELLDEKAVNLTSKMQKQFHLQSLLSPGVQENVYATVQKPPPGKKDHKRRRKYLGENRVGSLEAGAGGLAPPPRSPLTTTTATTSSASPSDRSFDDRQPRLVPGAYEPSETFNTDLILKHYLKRKPFGYGEPGLPVEALSRDQIRVLAEQYGGAAAGMSLDSGSIGSYLSMASVKSFPRCFVPEPLSRVLEPVTMTHLDQSDAAYPDGMKSSGADTAATSQYNTDTDAPGLARSQSDGADPGVVGPIVWQMHKKEMEEMTSPLRDPVVTRNRFEGLLEGAIQLYGDGPEREEEQKTSIPLPGVIRPVESRGKSAVVVRETSRASSATIRPVTAAPGRKGTNPAHREPQLPRSPNAPLGGRAWASGGTHSPMVRPMSAGPFHSPQSGPPLGMEIARVTAPQTVLQSSELSTAPLLHNIMHELRRYRAEQ, encoded by the exons ACGGATACATCATCGGCAACTACCTGCAGGCCACGGACCAGGACATCCGGGACTTCTTCTGGACCGGGTCGGGCGACGGGATGCCGAGCTCGGTGCAGAACCCGTTCGAGCGGTTCCCGCTCAGCGAAGACGCCATCATCAAGACGGCCACGGTCGTGGCCACCGTCTACATCGACCGCAGCGGAGCGCCGGATGGCTACGACGATCTGTGCATCTTCGATTGCcccccgggcaccgggaccgggggccgaccgggaaccgggggcCGGGATGATTTGGACGTCCCGTTTGGCGACCGTATCGACAACGTGACGCCCACGGACCGCCGGTTCTGGCTGATGACCGTCATCGGCGGTCTGTACGGACGGCCGGACTATCCGATGCTCGAGAGCCGGCTGGCCAAACTGTACCGGGTGGCGTTCGCCAG ACAACAGGCATTACACCTCGGAATcaacagcagcgccagcaacagTCAGCAGCCACGCAACAACACTCTCGAGTCGAtggaagaggacgacgagcaCGGCCCATCGAGGCGCACCCGGCGTGGGGCTAAGCTGAACTCGACCCTAGGCTTACCGGCACTCACAATCGACCACAAGACGGCGACGTTGCGCCATGGTGGTGACGGTGggacaaaaagtgcatcgaccaccaccacctcggaGCAGCACTCCTTTCCCGGCTCCGTCCGGGACGTGCTGACGAATGGGAATGTCGTTGCGTACGAGCAACGGCAGCGGCTTCTTAGGAATCGTGGAGGTCCTCGCCACAAACGACACTCACCGGGCGATTCCAGCGAACGGATCGGAAGTCAAGTGCTGCCCGTTCCACCGATCGTGGAAGTCATTGGCGCCGACGGTCCGGagggcagtggtggtggtgcagtggAGCAGTCACG GCCACAGAGGAGCGGCGGCCCCAGtttggcggcggctgcggcgtcCGGACCTGACAAGGGCGCGTACTCGACGGACGGCCGACGGAAAGTGCGAATCCTGATACACAACACCACCCACCTGCGCGAGGACGATCGATTGTCGCTGACGGAGcacggggccggccgggaaaacaatcgctccggcccggccggaagtggaTTTGCGGTGGGCTCATCGAA TCAGCTGATCAATCAGACGGAAATCATCTACTCGGTGTTCGTTGGCGGGCTGCCAGTgctggcgacgacggccgccgagGACATGAAGCTGATGTCGCAGGACGAGATGGAACACGTGCTCGAGTCGACGGTTTACCTAAAGGCTGACC CGTACTTGAAGGAGCCCCAGGCGACGCCACTGATACCGTCGACGCAGAACGGGAGCGGCAATGTGATAGCGCTGATCGGCCAGAACCCGAGCCTGTTTGTGGTTTCCTGCGTAGCggccgtgctgctgttggtgctgtgcATCGGGCTGTTCCTGTTGGCTCGCGGCAAGCGGAAGCATATCGTCGCCATGAAGAA ACTCGAGTCGACACAGGCGCTGGTAATGCCGGGAACGATTGCGGAAGAGCTGAGCGCCCTGAAGGCCGGCGAGAgtggcagcagccggcagccgtcGCCCTATCCACGCGATCCGTCGGCAACCGTCGGCGGCAGGATGGCGCAGAAACCGTCGCCCACGATCCACTTCCCACTGCCACCGATGACCCGGCCGACGTCATCGTCTTCGAGCTACTCCTCCGACTGTTCCGTCTACTACCCGAAGCGGAAGCagaagcaccagcaccaccaccaccatcaccaccatcagcagcagcagcagcaccacgagCTGCTGGACGAGAAGGCGGTCAATTTGACGAGCAAGATGCAGAAGCAGTTCCACCTCCAATCGCTGCTGTCCCCGGGAGTGCAGGAGAACGTGTACGCCACCGTTCAGAAGCCTCCACCCGGCAAGAAGGACCACAAGCGACGCCGGAAGTATTTGGGCGAGAATCGAGTCGGTTCGCTCGAGGCGGGTGCTGGCGGgttggcaccaccaccacgcagtccactgacgacgacgacggccaccacgAGCAGCGCTAGTCCGagtgatcgatcgttcgacgaTCGGCAACCGCGGCTGGTGCCGGGTGCGTACGAACCGAGCGAAACCTTCAACACGGACCTGATCCTGAAGCACTACCTAAAGCGGAAACCGTTCGGCTACGGTGAGCCCGGCCTACCGGTGGAGGCCCTCAGCCGGGACCAGATCCGGGTGCTGGCGGAACAGTACGGAGGCGCAGCCGCCGGTATGTCGCTGGACTCCGGCAGTATCGGTTCGTACCTCAGCATGGCGTCGGTCAAGAGTTTCCCCAG GTGCTTCGTGCCGGAACCGTTAAGTCGCGTCCTGGAACCGGTCACGATGACCCACCTTGATCAGTCGGATGCCGCGTACCCGGACGGGATGAAGTCGTCGGGCGCGGACACGGCCGCCACTAGTCAGTacaacacggacacggacgccCCGGGACTGGCGCGGTCACAGAGCGATGGGGCCGATCCGGGCGTCGTGGGGCCCATCGTTTGGCAGATGCACAAGAAAGAGATGGAAG AAATGACCAGCCCGCTGCGGGATCCGGTAGTGACGAGGAACCGGTTCGAAGGTCTGCTCGAAGGTGCCATCCAGCTGTACGGTGACGGGCCGGAACGGGAGGAGGAACAGAAGACCTCGATACCCCTGCCGGGGGTCATCCGGCCGGTGGAGTCGCGCGGAAAGTCGGCAGTCGTTGTAAG AGAAACGTCCCGGGCGTCGTCGGCCACGATTCGCCCGGTAACCGCGGCCCCCGGACGTAAGGGGACGAACCCGGCCCACCGGGAGCCCCAGTTGCCACGGTCTCCGAACgctccgctcggtggccgggcgTGGGCCAGCGGCGGGACCCACTCGCCCATGGTGCGGCCAATGAGCGCCGGGCCGTTCCATTCGCCGCAGAGTGGACCCCCGCTGGGGATGGAGATTGCCCGCGTGACCGCCCCGCAGACGGTGCTCCAGTCGTCCGAGCTGTCCACGGCACCGTTGCTGCACAACATCATGCACGAGCTGCGCCGGTACCGCGCGGAGCAGTGA